A stretch of DNA from Cherax quadricarinatus isolate ZL_2023a unplaced genomic scaffold, ASM3850222v1 Contig1150, whole genome shotgun sequence:
actcagagcaaaaaattgaccgagcAACCGCTTGTATCTCTAAAAACTTGTACGTTGGgacacttgtaagtcaaggttccactgcacttgtaagtcaaggttccactgcacttgtaagtcaaggttccactgcacttgtaagtcaaggttccactgcacttgtaagtcaaggttccactgcacttgtaagtcaaggttccactgcacttgtaagtcaaggttccactgtacttgtaagtcaaggttccactgtactactgaAGTATTGACTGCATTTGAACAAGCTGCTGAGACACTGTTCTTGAGTTTtccagtttaatatctttattatgtacccaatacccatcctgtggatggtagtcaaaagattatagagacatacagtggacccccgcataacgatcacctccaaatgcgaccaattatgtaagtgtatttatgtaagtgcgtttgtacgtgtatgtttgggggtctgaaatggactaatctacttcacaatattccttatgggaaaaaatttggtcagtactggcacctgaacatacttctggaatgaaaaaagttcgttaaccgggggtccactgtataatgggtccagggactgtaccttaacattacataGGCACatactgggtccagggactgcaccttaattaacattacagaggtacataatgggtccagggactgtacatcaacattacagaggtgcataattggtccaggtactgtaccttaacattactgAGGCACATTATGGGTCTAAGGACTtacatcaacattacagaggcatataatgggtccagggactgtacctcaacattagaggcacataatgagtccaggggctgtacctcaacattacagaggcacataatgggtccagggactgtacctcaacattacagaggcacataatgggtccaggggctgtacctcaacattacagaggcacataatgggtccagggactgtacctcaacattacagaggcacataatgggtccaggtactgtacctcaacattacagaggcacataatgggtccagggactgtacctcaacattacagaggcacataatgggtccaggtactgtacctcaacattacagaggcacataatgggtccaggggctgggccacaaagttttgatagcagaACAAGTTAGAACGGTAATAAACTGTTTAATGTATACACTTTTGTTGAACACCTGAGACACAGATTGGCTTTGGATACTTCGAaagactgagtgtgtgtgtgtgtgtgtgtgtgtgtgtgtgtgtgtgtgtgtgtgtgtgtgtgtgtgtgtgtgtgtgtgtgtgtgtgtgtgtgtgtacgtgtgaacAAGCTGAGGTAGCATTGCAGGAAGAGAATGTTGGGATTCTGTATTAGAGTGAACAGAGTGTTTAAGTATTTACTCTGTACCAGGAGACTGTTGAAAGGAACTTGTACTGCCTCCCTGGCAATCACCACTGTGTTGGGTCCCGCTCACAACACCTGTGCCGTACTGCTGTGTCTGCAGTGATGGCCCTCTTAAGTGCTGCAGTGGTGCTGTTGTTAGATGCTGAGTATTGCAGTTCTGGTTATGTTGCTGAATCTGCAAAGAGAGCTGCATTAACTGGTTTTGTACTATTTGCACAATCTGATCAAGGTGTTCTTTGAGAATCTTCTCTGAGGCAGCGCTGTCTGGCAGCTGTGCTAACCTGCGGTTCAAGGCCTCACGATCATGAGTGTATTTTATCTTGAATGATTTAAGCTGTACTAGCAGATCATTCTCTTCAATATTGTTTATGTCGTCATTTGCAACTTCACGGTTACCGAGAAGGACTGCCTCCTGTAGCGTCTCTGAGGGAACGTACTGTTCTACATTCTTACGGGAAGAGCCGCGGTGTCTGTTTGGCAGAACGTGTACAACCTGAGGGATTCTGCAACGGCTGCTCATCATTATGCGCAGCTGGCGAGGGAAGCAGCGCAAGGCATGGGCTACAAGCATCAATTTTTCATAAGATACCAAGTAAGAGGCTTGCTTCGATAACCGCTTGATCTTGCCCTGGCGCTGAAGGTCCGGGATATCGTTTACAGCCAGACCAATCAAGAGGTTGGCcatcagcacacacaccaggaacaAGAACAAGACCAAGAAGAGGCAGGTCATGATTGGCATCTCAAGATCCTCCATCAGGTTGCTGTAGTCAATCTCACCAATCATCATCATGAGAGTCTTCACCAGGCTGCGAGGGAAGCTTATAAAAGCCTCCTTCTTATGAAATATAACCATGAAGCTTATAGCAAAGCCTATGATAAGGCTAAAGAATGCTACAATGAACTTAGTGATGGACTGGGCCACACGGGAGAACATGAGGACATACGTGCCGAGAGATGGAAAGCGACCCAGTAACATCATGAACTCAACCCAACAGAAGAATGCAGAAATAGCAGCAGAGTGCCGCACAACCGGATTCTCaatgtgactgtcagtgtatcttTCCACGAAGAATACACTGTATGTCATATTTGGTAAGAAGCTTTCGTATGTgcttgactggttcatggtgtcATTTGCTGTATCATTTTTTCCGAGATTGTCTGACACTTCTATAACACCTTCGAAAGGAATGATATGAGAAAACACAACAACGGCAGAGCTCCCCAGAGCAATGGTCTTGGTCAGTGTCTCCcactgttttatatattttttaaagtttgcaaacATGAAGATCATATCCGGGATAAGAATGAGCAGAAACATGATAATGTGTAGAATAAAAAAGATGGCAAGGCTATCAGTGTGCTCCTGCCACTTCCACGAGTTACCGCCGTATGTCATTATGATAAAACTAGTATGCATAAGGAGAAATACAAAATAAATTAAGACACTACTGTAAAAGAAAGGTTTGATTTTACGCCACTTAATGAAGAGAAAACTCTCCAGAAGTGGATGTTTGAGAAGAGGTTCAAGACGTGAGTTTGTAAGCTCTGACACGAGGGAACTCTGGATGCCTTCCTTCTCTGAGGACAAGACAGAGTAGTCGAAGGTGACTCTAAAGTCTGCGTCATGTTTTGCATTGTTGGAGAGACGGACGTGAGCATCAAACAGACGTCTGAGGAGCTGAGTCGCAGAAGGGAGGTGCTCTAGGATGAG
This window harbors:
- the LOC128701700 gene encoding transient receptor potential channel pyrexia-like, whose amino-acid sequence is MKNSLRIWPFFRRRGHAVGECTETSDNQQQQQSPLTLNAGSCRRHCTLLLGLEEGTTQDVQCTLNGATITASTMAALAHHQQFDCSDTTMHPIFLAIKTGDMEVLQDILQKEPEVVNSARYGGSSPLHASCGTKDIWVLKELLSHDAKVGEVNGLGQTALHLAVSEGWHEGVAQLLQKGASPDMMSQPPPTIKGVRVETPLHSAARRGDLTSTVLLLQHDPDFTLRDSDHCSVLHLAVKSRSLQVVRYLLKDKRSHRLMAGCDYGGNSVLHKALLMDCDAGKESTVEEIVKELVRAGANVNAMNKQSESPLYLAAHHRMSKVVEALISLGGDPTLVTQRGQSVLHAACHRGCAACLNTLLATSHIQHLVTAPDNEGREPFHYAVHSGSIDCCELLLNHGDHLTRVDRDGVSRCSLILEHLPSATQLLRRLFDAHVRLSNNAKHDADFRVTFDYSVLSSEKEGIQSSLVSELTNSRLEPLLKHPLLESFLFIKWRKIKPFFYSSVLIYFVFLLMHTSFIIMTYGGNSWKWQEHTDSLAIFFILHIIMFLLILIPDMIFMFANFKKYIKQWETLTKTIALGSSAVVVFSHIIPFEGVIEVSDNLGKNDTANDTMNQSSTYESFLPNMTYSVFFVERYTDSHIENPVVRHSAAISAFFCWVEFMMLLGRFPSLGTYVLMFSRVAQSITKFIVAFFSLIIGFAISFMVIFHKKEAFISFPRSLVKTLMMMIGEIDYSNLMEDLEMPIMTCLFLVLFLFLVCVLMANLLIGLAVNDIPDLQRQGKIKRLSKQASYLVSYEKLMLVAHALRCFPRQLRIMMSSRCRIPQVVHVLPNRHRGSSRKNVEQYVPSETLQEAVLLGNREVANDDINNIEENDLLVQLKSFKIKYTHDREALNRRLAQLPDSAASEKILKEHLDQIVQIVQNQLMQLSLQIQQHNQNCNTQHLTTAPLQHLRGPSLQTQQYGTGVVSGTQHSGDCQGGSTSSFQQSPGTE